A single genomic interval of Agelaius phoeniceus isolate bAgePho1 chromosome 31, bAgePho1.hap1, whole genome shotgun sequence harbors:
- the PEAR1 gene encoding platelet endothelial aggregation receptor 1, with translation MLLRAAVLAMHAGLLAALRPGDPNVCSYWESFTAPVKESYTKPHVVSSSQPCPGGLSLPLPCPQQRVLYRTEYRLAVRTDYRRRYQCCQGYYESRDSCVPHCSQECVHGRCVAPELCQCEPGWRGPNCSSECDEHSWGLDCGQRCPCHHGAPCDPLTGVCSCPPGVTGPLCSQPCPPGTYGQSCHLPCPCHHQAPCNASTGACLCPLGLSGPLCEVPCPEGMSCATSCPCQNGGICHPSSSSTCVCPHGWMGEICSVPCPPGRFGPGCQGQCGCHNGGHCDPHGGQCQCSPGFTGEKCQERCPVGRYGQDCRESCDCANGGQCFHVDGGCLCEAGFRGSRCEERHCRPGLYGLRCESRCLCHPQHSLSCHPMLGECLCLPGWAGLYCNESCPAGSFGAGCLQSCLCLHGGVCDGTTGHCHCPPGYTDEHCSSLCPPNTFGVNCSGRCSCQHSLACSPLDGSCFCKEGWHGPDCSLPCPAGTWGPGCNRSCDCAHGASCDPQSGACHCPPGWQGPQCLQPCPNGTFGVGCGQRCVCAHADGCDPVTGECHCLPGWTGQQCKQGCPQGSWGRGCLMPCSCRNGASCSPQDGSCTCTPGFRGPSCQRPCPAGRYGKRCSLSCSCANGSWCHPTNGSCLCSPGWRGPRCAQPCAPGTFGLQCEQLCHCPHNATCDPSNGTCPCAPGTTGPRCQAGDPDVPYTIEPAPPAAPSPLGMVLSLVALVVLLVAVVATALCYHRWHKGKERQHLAVAYRAGQTDTSDYMVPDVPPSHHAHYYSNPSYHTLSQCPLPAPGAQDRASSSLKVPGTQLFPGMERPYSPEGNATLPPDWKHLGASALGTRGRQLDRSYTYSHGLRKGDSKEHPWEGLRASASSLASENPYATIKEPPPAAAKAHEGSYMEMKSPVQREMSYAEIGLPEEPPQQESCPEGPEGPPSRDPPSHYDSPKNSHIPSHYDVPPARHYPPSPPLRRKDR, from the exons ATGCTGCTGCGGGCCGCGGTGCTGGCGATGCACGCCGggctcctggctgccctccGGCCCGGAGACCCCAACGTCTGCAGCTACTGGGAGAG CTTCACGGCGCCAGTGAAGGAGTCCTACACCAAACCCCACGTGGTGtcctccagccagccctgccccggggggCTGagcctccccctgccctgcccgcagcagag GGTGCTGTACCGCACCGAGTACCGCCTGGCCGTCCGCACCGACTACCGGCGGCGCTaccagtgctgccagggctaCTACGAGAGCCGGGACTCGTGCGTCC CTCACTGCAGCCAGGAGTGCGTCCATGGGCGCTGCGTGGCTCCCGAGCTGTGCCAGTGCGAGCCGGGCTGGCGCGGCCCCAACTGCTCCAGTG AGTGTGATGAGCATTCCTGGGGGCTGGACTGTGGACAGCGCTGCCCCTGCCACCATGGTGCCCCTTGTGACCCCCTGACCGGGGTCTGCTCCTGTCCCCCCGGCGTCACCGGCCCCCTGTGCAGCCAGCCGTGCCCACCTGGCACCTacgggcagagctgccacctgccctgcccctgccaccACCAGGCCCCCTGCAACGCCTCCACCGGtgcctgcctctgccccctGGGGCTGAGCGGCCCCCT CTGCGAGGtgccctgccctgaggggatgtcctgtgccacctcctgtccctgccagaacGGGGGCATCTGCcacccctccagcagcagcacctgcgtCTGCCCCCACGGATGGATG GGGGAGATCTGCTCCGTGCCGTGCCCCCCCGGGCGCTTTGGGCCCggctgccagggccagtgtGGCTGCCACAACGGGGGGCACTGTGACCCCCATGGGgggcagtgccagtgcagcCCCGGCTTCACCGGAGAGAA gtgccaggagagGTGCCCGGTGGGGCGGTACGGGCAGGACTGCCGGGAGAGCTGTGACTGTGCCAATGGTGGGCAGTGCTTCCACGTGGACGGGGGCTGCCTGTGCGAGGCCGGGTTCCGCGGCAGCCGCTGCGAGGAGCGGCACTGCCGGCCCGGCCTCTACGGGCTGCGCTGCGAGAGCCGCTGCCTCTGCCACCCGCAGCACAGCCTGAG CTGCCACCCGATGCTCGGGGAGTGCCTTTGCctgccgggctgggctgggctctacTGCAACGAGAGCTGCCCCGCGGGCTCCTTCGGGgctggctgcctgcagagctgcctctgcctgcacGGGGGCGTCTGTGATGGCACCACCGGGCACTGCCACTGTCCCCCGGGCTACACg GACGAGCACTGctcctccctgtgtccccccaacACCTTTGGGGTGAACTGCTCGGGgcgctgctcctgccagcacagcctcgCCTGCTCCCCGCTTGAcggctcctgcttctgcaaggAAG GCTGGCACGGACCTgactgctcactgccctgtcctgctggcaccTGGGGTCCCGGCTGCAACCGGAGCTGTGACTGTGCCCATGGGGCATCCTGTGACCCCCAGAGCGGGGCCTGCCACTGCCCCCCGGGCTGGCAGggccctcagtgcctgcagccctgcccg aaTGGGACGTTTGGGGTGGGCTGTGGGCAGCGCTGCGTCTGTGCCCACGCTGACGGCTGTGACCCCGTGACAGGAGAGTGCCACTGCCTGCCTGGCTGGACAG ggcagcagtgcaagcagggctgtccccagggctcctggggCCGGGGCTGCCTCATGCCCTGTTCCTGCCGCAACGGAGCCTCCTGCTCCCCCCAGGATGGATCCTGCACCTGCACCCCGGGGTTCCGCGGGCCCAGCTGCCAGCGCC cctgtcccgcCGGCCGCTACGGCAAGCGCTGCtcactgagctgctcctgtgccaaTGGCTCCTGGTGCCACCCCACCAACggctcctgcctctgcagcccGGGCTGGCGTGGGCCCCGCTGTGCCCAGC CCTGCGCCCCTGGGACCTTTGGGCTCCAgtgtgagcagctctgccactgtCCCCACAACGCCACCTGTGACCCCTCCAACGGGACGTGTCCCTGCGCCCCAGGCACAACTGGGCCCCGCTGTCAGGCTG GGGATCCTGACGTGCCCTACACCATCGAGCCAgccccccctgcagcccccagccccctgggcatggtgctgagcctggtggccctggtggtgctgctggtggccgTGGTGGCCACAGCCCTGTGCTACCACCGCTGGCACAAGGGCAAGGAGCGGCAGCACCTGGCCGTGGCTTACCGAGCAGGACAGACGGACACCTCTGACTACATGGTGCCAG ATGTGCCCCCCAGCCACCATGCCCACTACTACTCCAACCCCAGCTACCACacgctgtcccagtgcccgctgccagcccctggtgcccaggacagagccagcagctccctcaaG GTGCCTGGcacccagctcttccctggcaTGGAGAGACCCTACAGCCCCGAGGGCAATGCCACGCTGCCTCCTGACTGGAAACACCTCGGGGCATCAGCCCTGGGCACCAGGG GGAGGCAGCTGGACAGGAGCTACACCTACAGCCATGGCCTGAGGAAGGGTGACAGCAAAG AGCacccctgggaggggctgagggcCAGCGCCAGCTCCCTGGCCAGCGAGAACCCCTACGCCACCATCAAGGAGCCGCCCCCTGCCGCTGCCAAGGCCCACGAGGGCAGCTACATGGAGATGAAATCCCCTGTGCAGAGGGAGATGTCCTACGCCGAGATCGGGCTCCCTGAGGAGCCACCACAGCAGG AGAGTTGTCCTGAAGGGCCTGAGGGCCCCCCCAGCAGAGACCCCCCCAGCCACTACGACTCCCCCAAGAACAGCCACATCCCCAGCCACTATGACGTGCCCCCCGCCCGCCACTACCCCCCGTCCCCACCCCTGCGCAGGAAGGATCGCTGA
- the LOC129132133 gene encoding DC-STAMP domain-containing protein 2, with amino-acid sequence MRLVSGLGRALRARRGLLKDQAPRAGAKRRPQEPSKAQEFARSLGGLTLGLLLASIYGALVLLVQGHNVWYCLSVTVFMGAGMGLGMAFSMKTRMIVLLALPHFFTKEGKMMIMMLALCLTVQGPGTNLMHNVSQLAKALSCGAELAQNQTAERLQRAKEPLLNLQRKIKEIGQNAKVLGDRVRKFIRSITDSTRHIARALRNVWMWLSRAGNICNRELGDPKTSCFRYIDKAKDRCERALPLLFHICYVVLTFKALCGMISTLSFMFCTIPKYIQTFIRANVANPLTDALNRVRAEFEFNISVVHHFSVNLNASKSLGEVSADIMEAVQHHMEPYHRVLELFSYISFLAVLFLWYRAVKYRRRYLRDDTFDNVYITRRFVEMDLRCAEQGKPTVLPLSARERGRYIPPGALWLSKAERSQYGIQLFGFLRHTLLGLSIILADYSIFWLLDLFRHQLSAEIIARAPSTMTISVNGTGYTSEIYKDLVSAFNTLQEGEVSVLSQVCLIQPVEPDHSTYITIGILYGIWLFIAVFGSYMARLRRAVCACYFPSREQERLAYLHNIIRARREWAVFALSRGGTQRLADTRKSRLFLILISRFPLLARLARRAGIQRKHCLTCGMAERPDFTACITPNCKGLYCSDCYRTLNNICSVCMAPLSYPDSGDEEQDSSEEETEEQGAARALRGQERGQRLLQRIKDIIRGWRIPSRTSRRLQEQLEEEEILPDFDDEDEAASSDRELQEVVVLETPEPVPSPSEHPPGTNSGAESRAQKAPNTTLKRVVLSVLPGPCSRFLWSRPDQYRCRKAFLGAGFGMFLGLGLCHFLIMPLDVSEKLKVKLTWWLIGVTALGWATSPHFRCANLLMVPKFLGKEGRLYVLSFVFAAIYNGPGANLWYNLMETKRSMECVVELQVNHTGLLWHASTAPLRQVMEELVKSAETLNAETHNVSEAFMELNEQVANEDGYDLKQRPETGKESSTQQLYETKTKLRCETVIQTGLMRCTSHFRKMYKKCMKRVKLPLFNHLVCLPMQFGFLCHTVKLMRHWCKEKIPVDGNFGHMYDRVNGSVNSLSQEFSASIAYQEEHHEMLVGTEVAAQMREDVTSQLRQEGARLGLAVSFFRLLLSFTFLFVFFSAFRYTYQYCHKIGFDNCYITTYFRQIDARRREQNKQTLLPLLKEEISSFIFPCKPAVQRPERQHMVMELIRCIPLLLFLLFVCGLDHFIFTILSVIQNHSFIEYSYQASHHLSVNVMGTSLMAQLLRGTIGALNTSFESEVETSNLVCLPRPTGMTRQQYLNTCLPLGLLALLCLAQVYPFRLRRAIAAFYFPKREKARVLFLYNKLLRQRKNFLHLQRGRVARQARQPPELGTVLLRWCRRRWPWLRRCLRQKCTLCGTPETPQHQPCPNPDCFALYCESCWRVMGATCLACGPADPDLAQESSEDEEEQGYAG; translated from the exons ATGAGGCTGGTGTCgggtctgggcagggccctgcgggcccggcggggcctACTCAAGGACCAGGCCCCACGGGCTGGGGCCAAGCGCAGGCCACAGGAGCCCAGCAAGGCCCAGGAGTTCGCCCGCAGCCTGGGCGGCCTCACGCTGggcctgctgctggccagcatTTACGgggccctggtgctgctggtgcagggCCACAACGTCTGGTACTGCCTGAGCGTCACCGTCTTCATGGGCGCGGGGATGGGCCTGGGCATGGCCTTCTCCATGAAGACGAGGATGAttgtgctgctggcactgccacacttCTTCACCA AGGAGGGGAAGATGATGATCATGATGCTGGCACTGTGCCTGACCGTGCAAGGCCCTGGCACCAATCTCATGCACAACGTCTCCCAGCTCGCCAAGGCGCTGTcatgtggggctgagctggcccAAAACCAGACGGCCGAGCGGCTGCAACGTGCCAAGGAGCCACTGCTGA ACTTGCAGAGGAAAATCAAGGAGATTGGCCAGAATGCCAAGGTGCTGGGTGACCGTGTCCGTAAATTCATCCGCTCCATCACAGACTCCACCAGACACATCG cccggGCCCTGCGCAACGTTTGGATGTGGCTGTCGAGGGCTGGGAACATCTGCAACCGCGAGCTGGGGGATCCCAAGACCAGCTGCTTTCGCTACATAGACAAGGCCAAGGACAGGTGTGAGCGcgccctgcccctcctcttccacATCTGCTACGTTGTCCTCACCTTCAAGGCCCTCTGCGGCATGATCAGCACTC TTTCATTCATGTTCTGCACCATCCCAAAGTACATCCAGACCTTCATCCGGGCCAATGTCGCAAACC ctctcacGGACGCCCTGAACCGCGTCCGTGCCGAGTTTGAGTTCAACATCTCGGTCGTGCACCACTTCAGCGTCAACCTCAACGCCAGCAAGAGCCTGGGGGAGGTGTCTGCCGATATCATGGAGGCCGTGCAGCACCACATGGAGCCCTACCACCGTGTCCTGGAGCTCTTCTCCTACATCTCCTTCTTGGCTGTCCTCTTCTTGTGGTACCG cgCGGTTAAGTACCGGCGCCGCTACCTGCGGGACGACACCTTTGACAACGTTTACATCACGCGGCGCTTCGTGGAGATGGACCTGCGGTGTGCAGAGCAGGGCAAACCCACCGTGCTGCCCCTGTCGGCACGGGAGAGGGGCCGCTACATCCCCCCAG GTGCGCTGTGGCTGTCGAAGGCTGAGCGAAGCCAGTATGGGATTCAGCTCTTTGGGTTCCTGCGCCACAcgctgctggggctcagcatcATCCTGGCTGACTACAGCATCTTCTGGCTCCTTGACCTGTTCCGGCACCAGCTGAGTGCGGAGATCATTGCCAGGG CGCCGTCGACCATGACCATCAGCGTCAACGGGACAGGCTACACCAGTGAGATCTACAAGGACCTGGTCTCTGCCTTCAACACGCTGCAGGAGGGCGAGGTCTCGGTGCTGTCCCAGGTCTGCCTCATCCAGCCCGTGGAGCCCGACCACAGCACCTACATCACCATAG GAATCCTGTACGGTATCTGGCTCTTCATTGCCGTCTTCGGTTCCTACATGGCACGCCTGCGCCGGGCAGTGTGTGCCTGCTACTTCCCATCCCGTGAGCAG GAGCGCCTGGCCTATCTCCACAACATCATCCGGGCACGGCGGGAATGGGCGGTGTTTGCCCTGAGCCGAGGGGGCACACAGCGCTTGGCCGATACCAGGAAGAGCAGGCTCTTCCTTATCCTCATCTCCAG GTTCCCTCTCCTAGCTCGCCTTGCTCGCCGTGCGGGCATCCAGCGCAAACACTGCCTGACCTGTGGGATGGCAGAGCGGCCGGATTTCACTGCCTGCATCACACCCAACTGCAAAG ggctGTATTGCAGCGACTGCTACAGAACCCTGAACAACATCTGCTCAGTCTGCATGGCCCCCCTGAGCTACCCGGACTCTGGGGATGAGGAGCA ggactCCAGTgaggaggagacagaggagcaGGGCGCTGCGCGGGCGCTGCGGGGCCAGGAGCGAGGGCAGCGGCTGCTGCAGCGCATCAAGGACATCATCAGGGGCTGGAGGATCCCCTCCAGAACAtccaggaggctgcaggagcagctggaggaggaggaga tctt ACCCGACTTTGACGACGAGGATGAGGCTGCGAGCAGTgacagagagctgcaggaggtggTGGTGTTAGAAACACCCGAGCCTGTTCCCTCTCCATCGGAGCATCCCCCGGGCACCAATTCCGGAGCAGAATCCCGTGCTCAGAAAGCTCCCAACACGA ccctgaagCGAGTGGTGCTCTCGGTCCTGCCCGGCCCGTGCAGCCGCTTCCTCTGGAGCCGGCCCGACCAGTACCGCTGCAGGAAAGCCTTCCTGGGAGCCGGCTTCGGGATGTTCCTCGGCCTCG ggctctgccatTTCCTCATCATGCCTCTGGACGTGTCAGAGAAGCTGAAGGTGAAGCTTACCTGGTGGCTGATAG gggtgactgccctgggctgggccacGTCCCCCCATTTCCGCTGTGCCAACCTGCTCATGGTGCCCAAGTTCCTGGGCAAGGAGGGTCGGCTCTACGTTCTCTCCTTTGTCTTCGCTGCCATCTACAATG gacCTGGGGCCAACCTCTGGTACAACCTGATGGAGACGAAGCGCTCGATGGAGTGCGTGGTGGAGCTACAGGTCAACCACACGGGACTCCTCTGGCACGCATCTACAGCCCCCCTGCGCCAAGTCATGGAGGAGCTGGTG AAGAGTGCGGAGACGCTCAACGCCGAGACACACAACGTCTCCGAAGCCTTCATGGAGCTGAACGAGCAAGTGGCCAACGAGGACGGCTATGACCTGAAGCAACGCCCAGAGACGGGCAAAGagtccagcacccagcagctctACGAGACAAAGACCAAACTTCGCTGTGAAa CTGTGATTCAGACGGGCCTGATGCGCTGTACAAGCCACTTCCGGAAAATGTACAAGAAATGCATGAAACGAGTGAAGTTGCCCCTCTTCAACCACCTCGTCTGCCTGCCCATGCAGTTTGGGTTCCTCTGCCACACGGTCAAAC TCATGAGGCACTGGTGTAAGGAGAAGATCCCCGTGGATGGGAACTTTGGGCACATGTACGACCGGGTGAATGGCTCCGTCAACAGCCTCAGCCAGGAGTTCAGCGCCAGCATTGCCTACCAG GAGGAACACCACGAGATGCTGGTGGGCACCGAGGTAGCGGCGCAGATGCGGGAGGACGTGACCTCGCAGCTGCGGCAGGAAGGCGCCCGCCTGGGCCTGGCCGTCTCCTTCTTCCGCCTGCTGCTGTCCTTCACCTTCCTCTTTGTCTTCTTCTC GGCTTTCCGCTACACCTATCAGTACTGTCACAAGATCGGCTTTGACAACTGCTACATCACCACCTATTTCCGCCAAATCGATGCCCGGCGTAGAGAGCAG AACAAACAGACGTTGCTGCCCCTGCTCAAGGAGGAGATCTCATCTTTCATCTTCCCGTGCAAGCCGGCTGTGCAGCGGCCTGAGCGGCAGCAcatg gtgaTGGAGCTGATCAGGTGCATCCCactcctgctcttcctcctctttgtcTGTGGCCTGGACCACTTCATCTTCACCATTCTCAGCGTCATCCAGAATCATTCCTTCATCGAGTATTCCTACCAAG ccagCCACCACTTGTCCGTGAACGTGATGGGCACATCCCTGATGGCACAGCTGCTGCGGGGCACCATCGGGGCCCTCAACACCTCCTTTGAATCCGAAGTGGAGACCTCCAACCTCG TCTGCCTGCCACGGCCCACGGGGATGACGAGGCAGCAGTacctgaacacctgcctgcccctgggcttgctggccctgctctgcctggcccaggtgtaCCCGTTCCGCCTGCGCCGCGCCATCGCCGCCTTCTACTTCCCCAAG agggagAAGGCTCGGGTGCTGTTCCTGTACAACAAACTGCTGCGGCAGAGGAAGAATttcctgcacctgcagcgcGGGCGCGTAGCCCGGCAAGCCCGGCAGCCGCCCGAGCTG GGCACGGTGCTGCTGCGGTGGTGCCGCCGGCGCTGGCCCTGGCTGCGCCGCTGCTTGCGCCAGAAATGCACCTTGTGTGGGACCCCCGAGAccccccagcaccagccctgccccaaCCCCGACTGCTTTGCCCTGTACTGTGAGTCCTGCTGGAGGGTGATGGGGGCCACCTGCCTCGCCTGTGGGCCTGCAGACCCTGACCTTGCCCAGGAgagcagtgaggatgaggaggagcagggataTGCAGGATGA